The Verrucomicrobiota bacterium DNA window TCAAACTTGTCCTCGGTGGTCTGGTTCCATGGCAAATCCAGAACCCAATCCAGATAATTGCGGGACACCGTGTACTCGGCCACCGCTGGCGGCATCTGCTGTAACCGTTCGAGTTCCTTGAGGGCGGCTTTATGAACGTCTTCCGGCAGTTTGCTTTTTTCAATGCGTTCCCGCAATTGGGTGATTTCCACCGCATTCGGGTCGGCCTCGCCCAATTCACGCTGAATGGCGCGCATTTGTTCCCGCAGGAAAAAATCCCGCTGGGACTTCGACATGGAGTTGGCAACCTCGTTTTGAATTTTGGTGCCGACCGCCAGGACTTCGAGTTCCCGTTGCAAGAAGGGCAACAGGTGGTTCAACCGGTCTTTGACATTGGCGGTTTCCAGGAGGTTCTGGCGTTCAGCAAGACTCAGGTTCAAATTAGGCGCAATCAGGTCCGAGAGATTTCCCGGATCGCTGGCATTGAGCGCAGCCACCTTGACCTGCTCACCCAAGGCGGGCGATTGCTTCAAGATGTCCTGAAACTTACCCTGCGCATTGCGGGCAATGGCTTCCAATTCCACCGACTCCTCGACCACCTCCTTGATGGTTTCCACCTCGGCACGCAAATAAGGCTCCAATCCCGGGTAGGCGACCAAGCGAACCCGGCGCACCCCCTCGACCAACACCCGCACGGTATTGTCGGGAAATTTGAGCATCTTCAACACCCGACCCACACAGCCAACCCCATGCAATTCAGCGGGCGTGGGGTTTTCGGCCTCGGGTTTGCGTTGAAACACCAGCGCGAGCAGCCGGTTTCCGCCCACCACGTCATCAATGAGTTTGACGCTGGGGCCAAATTCAACGAGCAACGGCGCAACCATGCCGGGGAAGAACACAATATCGGAAAGTCCCAAGACTGGCAGAATATCAGGACCGGTTTTGACAGGTGGTTTGCCGCCGCCATCCTGGCCCAGCCGGGTGACGCCATGGATTCTGATGAATTCGGTATCGCTCATGCCCAACCCCTTTCTCCCTGGTTATTGCTCCGCATCAGGTGAAGAAATTTCAATATTCAGGCAGCCAGCCGGACCGGCCGACGGAACATCAATGCGCAAGAAACCATTCTGATATGCCGCCGTGGCGCGGTGCAAATCATAGCCGGGCGGCATTTCGATGACGCTTTCAAATTGGCCGTAATTAATCTCCATAACCAGAAAATTACATTTCCCCGAGCGACAGCCGTCCGGACG harbors:
- a CDS encoding Hsp20/alpha crystallin family protein, with product MYKVSSTLHFAKGSQRAAKRETDETHWVPNTDVYVTDNGLVVKVELAGMRREDLELTVENNRLRIAGHRPDGCRSGKCNFLVMEINYGQFESVIEMPPGYDLHRATAAYQNGFLRIDVPSAGPAGCLNIEISSPDAEQ